Proteins co-encoded in one Sebastes umbrosus isolate fSebUmb1 chromosome 20, fSebUmb1.pri, whole genome shotgun sequence genomic window:
- the LOC119479693 gene encoding NADPH oxidase organizer 1-like isoform X1, whose protein sequence is MVGEQRFVISARIIGDVHRDTPKLKMFMISVSWSDEAEVIVYRSFKDFKKFHRQLKNRFPLMNPFRKNDRVIPKFRGESRRSSLQQKGTKRSIQRMKFLESYCDKLLKCDQTVTQSSAVTQFFMPKDHDLQPDFTKNSIMIMLSDDLPDGSGGGGGDVTRQHVGSVTHPFVTQTYRCVAAYETKDTKNRPFKVAVDEKLDVLIKDPAGWWLVESEDKVLAWFPAPYLELWEGEDDDDAEFQLAGALYCAVRSYSTKKEDEVSVPIGSIVEVLRKSDNGWWLIRFNGKLGYIPSMNLQPYNNPRAGLYSLQRKLHSSTLNLATSREPQASRPSSINKENSPQQGSAGQSRGEPSVPGRLHKARSLDVLSETWSQTQMERDASTADGRARSISNTSNTSESSDASTEISFSSSSESSPSLREEEQRESHTGSPAASPQPSISPDLILSDRCGSNTSSDSSGSVSSKGSETASMAPRVPPRPKTEEILTRCTTMTRKAALATKTRLQIQPESIHSR, encoded by the exons ATGGTCGGTGAACAACGCTTTGTAATCAGTGCCCGCATTATCGGAGACGTGCACAGGGACACACCAAAACTCAAG aTGTTCATGATATCAGTGTCATGGTCTGACGAGGCTGAAGTTATCGTCTATAGGTCCTTCAAGGATTTCAAGAAATTCCAT aggcagctgaaaAACAGATTCCCTCTCATGAACCCTTTCAGGAAAAATGACAGAGTGATCCCCAAATTTAGAG GGGAAAGCAGGAGGAGCAGCCTCCAGCAGAAAGGAACCAAGCGATCCATCCAGCGCATGAAGTTCCTGGAGAGCTACTGCGACAAACTGTTGAAGTGCGACCAAACTGTGACTCAGAGCTCAGCGGTCACACAGTTCTTCATGCCCAAAGACCATGACCTGCAGCCAGACTTCACCAAGAACAG CATCATGATCATGCTGTCTGATGATCTGCCTGATGGCtcaggtggaggagggggggatgtGACTCGCCAGCATGTGGGCAGCGTCACTCACCCGTTTGTCACCCAAACTTACCGCTGCGTGGCTGCTTACGAGACAAAGGATACCAAGAATCGTCCATTTAAGGTCGCTGTGGACGAGAAGCTGGATGTCCTGATCAAAGACCCTGCAG GTTGGTGGCTGGTGGAGAGCGAGGATAAGGTTTTGGCTTGGTTTCCTGCTCCCTACCTGGAGTTGTGGGAAGGAGAGGACGATGATGACGCTGAATTCCAGCTTGCAG GTGCCCTGTACTGTGCCGTGAGAAGTTATTCGACTAAGAAGGAAGACGAGGTGTCTGTGCCCATTGGCTCTATAGTGGAGGTGCTGAGGAAGTCTGACAACGGCTGGTGGCTCATAAG ATTCAATGGCAAGTTAGGTTACATCCCCTCCATGAACCTGCAACCATACAACAACCCACGAGCAGGCCTTTACAGCCTGCAGAGAAAGCTGCACAGCTCCACTCTGAACCTGGCAACCAGCAGGGAACCTCAGGCTTCTCGTCCATCCAGCATCAACAAAGAAAACAGCCCACAACAGGGTTCTGCAGGTCAGTCCAGAGGAGAACCCAGTGTGCCCGGGCGTCTCCACAAGGCCCGATCTCTGGATGTTCTTTCTGAGACCTGGTCGCAAACACAGATGGAGAGGGACGCCTCAACTGCAGACGGCCGTGCACGCAGCATAAGCAACACAAGCAACACAAGCGAATCAAGCGACGCAAGCACCGAGATCAGCTTCTCCTCAAGCAGCGAATCGTCCCCAAGTTTAAGAGAGGAAGAGCAGCGCGAGAGCCACACAGGCAGTCCTGCAGCCTCACCCCAGCCTAGTATCAGCCCCGATCTCATCCTCTCCGACCGCTGCGGCTCCAACACTAGCTCTGACAGCTCTGGATCTGTCAGCTCCAAAGGCAGCGAGACGGCCTCAATGGCTCCCAGGGTTCCACCCAGACCCAAAACTGAAGAGATCCTGACCCGCTGCACTACCATGACCCGCAAGGCAGCCCTGGCCACCAAGACCCGGCTTCAGATTCAGCCAGAGTCCATCCACAGCCGCTAG